Sequence from the Bacillus sp. es.036 genome:
CAGAACCTGTTAAGGCATCAGCGAAATCCATTCCCGTCGCCACGAAGACGTGAGGAGACGGATTCAATTCCGTAGCAATCGACGCTGCTGTACCAAAACGATTTTCTCCAGCATAGCGCGTGGCGTCCGGTAGCTCGCTAAACGCGTTCTTACTAATGACTGCTTCGCCACCAGCCACGATCGTCTGATCAACACTGCGAAGCGCTACTTCAGTTGCTTTTGGAACCTGATCCTGCTTTGTAAAAAGAATCGGGTAGCCATTTTCTGCTGCATAAGAAGCGGCAGAAAGGGCATCAGGGAAGTCCATCCCATTTGCCACAACCGCTTTATCAGGACTACCACCAAGGCTTGCCTGAATATTAGCAGCTGTTTCAAATCGATCTTCTCCATATATCCGTTTTACTTTTAAATCCAGTCCTTCTAACTGATAAGCGATAAATTTCGGCACCGCCGAAGTCCCGCCTAGAATAATAGCTTTCTTCGCACCAAGGCGCTTAATTTCGTTAATCACAGACTTATCAAGTCCCTTTTCGCGCGTTAAAAGAATCGGCGCATCGACTTTATACGCGAGCGGTGCCCCAGCTAGCGCATCTGCAAAGTTATCGCCTCTTGCAATAACGACCGTATCCGCTTTTTCCCAACCCGCTTTTGAGATCTCAACCGCGGTCGCATAGCGATCATCTCCAAACAACCGCAAAGGCTCTTTCGCCTCCGCTTCCCCAGCATCCGAAGTCACTTTCCACGTATATTTCTTCGTATTCTTTCCAATTGCGCCACCATCGTTGTTAAAGATTGCGGTTTTATTTTCTTCTGATGGTTCAATCGTGATCGGTATTTCATTCTCGCCATTTTCAAGCGTTACTTCATGCGTAAATGTCATATCCTCATTTACCGCCACTTTTTCACCATTGATCGTCAGGTTACCTTCTTTAATCGCATTACCTTTAAACGTAACCGTGTCACCTTCCACAACCGCACCATTTTCAGGAGACGTCACGACAACCGGCATGTCGATCCAGCGAAGAATTTCATCCTGTACGACCATTTTATTGCTGCCCTGGTTCGTTACCGTTACTTTAAGGTCTGTGCCTTCCGCTCCGTAACCATAGTAGCTCACGTCATCGTCTGACTTATCGTTACGTGTATGATCGGCAAGTCCCTCTTGTTCCCAAGATTCCCCTTTTACATATTTGTACGTTAAAATCGTCCCTTCTGGGAAAGACTTTTGGATCTCCCAGTCTGGTGATACCGCTCCATTACGAGACATTTCCCATGCGCTTGTACTCCAGCCATTTTGATCACCTGGCATCGTTACTTTCGCGCTAAGCGGTGTATCGTCCGGCGCATGAACTTTAAACGTGACGTCAACCATGACAATATCTGGCGTAACCTTTACTTCATTTGAAGCCTTTTGATTTCCAGCTTGATCATACGCCACAATCCGATATGTGTACGTTTTTCCGTTCTGTACAGCAAAATCGGTGTAAGTAGTCGTCTCTGCATTTTCGATGAGCTCAAGTGTTTCACCATTACGCTCCACCGCTAAAAGATAAGCACCGTCAGCTCCATCAAGCTTCCAATTTAACGTTACTTGACCGGATTCTTTTAGTGGCTCCTCTAATTTCACCGCATCAGCCGGCGCTTTCGTATCATCTTCATTTTGCGTAAATGTCACTTCTTCGGTGTTCGTTGTTTTCCACGTTGCACCACGATCGGTTGAAAAAGCAAGTCGATAAGTATACGTTCCTTTTTCGATCGGACGGAAATCAGCTTTAAATTTATTAAATGCTCCATCCTGTCCCGTATAAATCGCCTTCGACTCCTGCCAATCACCGTCACCCTGCTTCACTTGAAGCTTTCCAACTAAGCCTTGTGCAAGGTCCGTTTCTGTAGCGCCGTCGATTTTCACACCCGCTTCAATCGCAAACGTATTTGCTAAATCGAGCACCTGGTCTAGGGTCGCGGTTACAGAAGAAATCTCAAATTTTCCTTCTTTCCACTCAATGTGTGGAATCGTTGGTTCCGTCGTTTCTACCTTAACGGATTCATTTCCATCTTCATCTACTGCCGTTATGGCAAAATAGTAGGCCTGGCCGTTTGTTAATCCGTCGACGGTCAGGTCATTGCCTTCTGTCACATCTACTTCTTCATACATCGCTCCTTGAAGCGTTGAGCGATACACTTTGTACTTCGCTGCGTCCCCTGTCCATGAAAGAGTTGCACTTCCTTCTCCAGTAGCGACTGTTAAATCAGTTGGTGCTTTCGGAAGTTCAAAATTCTGTCCTTGATCGGCAATTAGCATGCGACCAGTCATCGCAGGAATTGTGACAGATACTTTACCGTCTTTGACCGATACGCTGTAATCGTTCGCAAGTCCATCAGTAAAAGAGATTTTATTTTTTACAACATCTTTTACATCTAGATCGATCGTCTCTACTTTCGTGCCGCGGTTCACTGCGATGATTGCTGCACCGTCTTCATTCGTACGCGCGAATGCATAAACATCGCCATCTGCATGTAGCGTTGTGAGCTTTCCATATGCAAGAAGATCTGCATTTTCAGTACGGATTGCTCCTGCAGCTTGATAGTGCTCGATCAGGTCTGTATTTTCATCACCCCATGGGTACGTGCGGCGGTCATCCGGATCTTTAGAACCCGTTACGCCAGCTTCATCGCCATAATAAATCGTCGGAGCACCAGGGTAGCCCATTTGCAGCACGGCAGCTAGCTTTAGACGCTGCACGCCAAGCTCATGATCGTAATTCGGATCAAATTCTGCTCGCTCATACGTATCCGTTCCGCCGCCAAGAACGTAGATGGCACGCGGCGTATCGTGAGAACCCATTAAGTTCATAAGCGCATGAAACGCTTCAGCAGGATAATCTTCCTGTACCGCCATCAGCTGCTCATTTGCACTCGCTGCATTTCCGCTTTTCAAGAAATTGAGAATGGCGCCTTCAAACCGATAATTCATCACGGAATCATATTGATCGCCAAGGAAGTATTTCGAAGCATCATCCCATATTTCACCGAGAATAAGCGGCTCTTCCCCTTCTTTTAACGTTGCGCCAGCACCGGCCATCTCTTCAGACTTTAATTCATCACGGAACTCTCGCCAGAATTCCATATCCACTTCATTCGCTACATCAAGGCGCCAGCCGGACGCGCCATTTGTTAACCATGATTTGGAGGCAGAATCTTTGTCGTACATAATGTAGTCCGCAAATTTTTCATTATTTAACTCGCTGTCGTAATCAACGGCATCGCCTTCAATGCTTTTGATTTCAGGAAGGGAATCGTAGCCCCACCATGCCTGGTAATCGTAACGTTCATTCCCATTTTCATCCGTTACTTTTTCATTTTTAAAATTAAACCAGTTGTGGAAACCGTATTCGTCATTAAACGTTTGTCCCTCATCCTCCAGCTGTTTACGCGCTTCTGCTTTCGCCTCTTCTTCACTCATGCCGTCTTCATTCATCAGGTCATAAATGCGAGACCAGTATTCGTAAGCACCAACTACCTCATATTTCCCGTAGCGGTCAAAATAGATGGAGTCATCGCCAACGTGATTAAACACGCCGTCCATAATAAGATGCATGTCACGTTTTTCGAGTTCATCCGTAAACGCTTTAAATTCTTCCGGTGTGCCAAACATCGGATCGACCGCTTTCCAATCTGTTGCATCATATTTGTGGTTTGATGCTGCCTTAGCGATTGGATTTAAATAGATCGTATTAACACCGAGTGATTGGATGTAATCGAGCTTTTGCTGAATTCCTTTAATGTCGCCACCAAAGAAATCATTGCTCCAAATCCCATCACCATCGTAGTTGGCACTATCCGAAAGCCTTGGATTATCCGGTAGCTCTCCCCAATCCTGATCTTCAATTGGCTCAGGACCACGCGCCGTTTCCTTTGCATCGTCATTGCCTTCATTTCCATTGTAGAATCGATCAGGGAAAATTTGATACACAACAGCTTCCTTCATCCAGTCTGGCGTTTTATATCCTGGATCAAAGACCGTTAATTGGTAGAGTTCTGCATTCGCATCCACTGCTTTTCCTGCTTCACCCTGCTTCGTATCTTCTCCGTATTCCGCTTTAGCTGAACCATCGCGAACGATAAATTTATAGCCGTAGAGGCCTTTTTCTTCAGGCGTTACTGTCGCTTCCCAGTAATCTTTCCCGTCAGAAGTAGCGGCTTTTTCCATAGCAATCAATTTACTTGTACCTGTATTTTGATTTTTAATAGAAAGATCGGCTTTTGTTAAATCATCTTTCTTTGCTGCTAGACGTAGTGTTACGGTCTTTCCTTCTTGCACGGCACCAAATGGAGAGCGAAATGCTTCTTCCCACGAGTTATGTAGAAGACTTTCCTTCGAAATGGCGCCATCTGATCCTTCCGCTATATAATCTGTGCTTACTTCTTTTGTTTCTGTATTAAAAAAGAACGTAACGTCTGACTTTTCAATCACGTTTAACGTTGCATTATCTGCAGGGTAATCTTCTCCCCATGTATCTCCAAGCACGACTTTATACTCATAGTTTCCTTTAGGAACACTTGTCGAAAAGGAATAAATGTTATCATAATCGTCATCAGAGAACAGTGCAGTGGACTGTTCAGGACTCCATTCAGCCCCTGCATCAATCGCAGGTTGGATCGAACCAACAAGTCGTGGTTGTTTATCTATCGTCACCGGCGTATAGGTCGTTGAGTTCGCAATGGCGTGCGTTCCATCATGATAATAAAACGTCACTTTCGTTTTTTCATCTAGCGTTAGTTTCAGATTATTCGCACCATCTCCATAGCTTTCTCCCCACGATTGGTTGATTGCTACTTTATACTCATAAGTCCCAGCTGGGAGCTCACCAGAGAATTCATAAAACCCTTCTCCTTTTGCTTCCATCTTTGTTTCCTCAGACGCTGGATCCCATTCACCCGCAGCTCCAAGCTCTTCCTGCAAATCACCGACAAGGGTAACAATCCGTTCATCTGTCGTCTCACCAATTGTAAACGTACTGTTATCGCTACCATTCGGATTTAAAGGATCTTTCATCCATTCATCCCCTACGATAAATTTGTACTGATGAAGTCCATCGGATAAATCATCTACCGTTAACTTCCAGACACCCTCTACCTTCTCGAGCGGTAGCGCTCCTTCCTGCCAATTTGTGAAATCACCGGCTACAAGAACCGATTCCTCGCTCCCATCTCCTTCGAAAATAAACGTTGCAGACGTTCCATCAATAATAGGACTACTAGCTGCCTTCACTGTTCCTGGAATAGCCCCAGCAAGCAGTTGTATAACAAGAATAATGACGAGTGACAGTGAAAGTTTTCTTCGATTACCCCTTTTCATCCTTTTCCCCCTTAACGAAAATGTGAAACCGTTTGCACAAAACGATAAAAACAAGGAAATCGCTTGTCTTTAAAAATAAACCAACGATTCCATCATTTAGCAAACGCTTTCACTCTTTATTTTGTCACAGGTTTTAAAAGGAATCAACTATTTTTAGAATATTGTTTCATTTCTCATATAGTTCAATTGGCAGACCGTCTGGATCTGCGAAAAAGGTAAAGCGCTTGTTTGTGAGCTCATCCACTCTTGTGTTTTCAAGTGATGAAACGCCTTTTTCCTTAAGGTGTTGCACCGCCTCATCAAGATCCGTTACTTCAAACGCCACGTGCCTTAAACCTCTCGCTTCAGGGTAACTCGGTCTCTCAGGGGCGTTCGGAAAAGAAAACAATTCAATTTGAGTATGTTCCCCTACAGCTAAATCGAGTTTGTACGAATTTCGTTCTTTTCGATACGTTTCTTCGATAACTGTTAATCCCAGG
This genomic interval carries:
- a CDS encoding alpha amylase N-terminal ig-like domain-containing protein, with translation MKRGNRRKLSLSLVIILVIQLLAGAIPGTVKAASSPIIDGTSATFIFEGDGSEESVLVAGDFTNWQEGALPLEKVEGVWKLTVDDLSDGLHQYKFIVGDEWMKDPLNPNGSDNSTFTIGETTDERIVTLVGDLQEELGAAGEWDPASEETKMEAKGEGFYEFSGELPAGTYEYKVAINQSWGESYGDGANNLKLTLDEKTKVTFYYHDGTHAIANSTTYTPVTIDKQPRLVGSIQPAIDAGAEWSPEQSTALFSDDDYDNIYSFSTSVPKGNYEYKVVLGDTWGEDYPADNATLNVIEKSDVTFFFNTETKEVSTDYIAEGSDGAISKESLLHNSWEEAFRSPFGAVQEGKTVTLRLAAKKDDLTKADLSIKNQNTGTSKLIAMEKAATSDGKDYWEATVTPEEKGLYGYKFIVRDGSAKAEYGEDTKQGEAGKAVDANAELYQLTVFDPGYKTPDWMKEAVVYQIFPDRFYNGNEGNDDAKETARGPEPIEDQDWGELPDNPRLSDSANYDGDGIWSNDFFGGDIKGIQQKLDYIQSLGVNTIYLNPIAKAASNHKYDATDWKAVDPMFGTPEEFKAFTDELEKRDMHLIMDGVFNHVGDDSIYFDRYGKYEVVGAYEYWSRIYDLMNEDGMSEEEAKAEARKQLEDEGQTFNDEYGFHNWFNFKNEKVTDENGNERYDYQAWWGYDSLPEIKSIEGDAVDYDSELNNEKFADYIMYDKDSASKSWLTNGASGWRLDVANEVDMEFWREFRDELKSEEMAGAGATLKEGEEPLILGEIWDDASKYFLGDQYDSVMNYRFEGAILNFLKSGNAASANEQLMAVQEDYPAEAFHALMNLMGSHDTPRAIYVLGGGTDTYERAEFDPNYDHELGVQRLKLAAVLQMGYPGAPTIYYGDEAGVTGSKDPDDRRTYPWGDENTDLIEHYQAAGAIRTENADLLAYGKLTTLHADGDVYAFARTNEDGAAIIAVNRGTKVETIDLDVKDVVKNKISFTDGLANDYSVSVKDGKVSVTIPAMTGRMLIADQGQNFELPKAPTDLTVATGEGSATLSWTGDAAKYKVYRSTLQGAMYEEVDVTEGNDLTVDGLTNGQAYYFAITAVDEDGNESVKVETTEPTIPHIEWKEGKFEISSVTATLDQVLDLANTFAIEAGVKIDGATETDLAQGLVGKLQVKQGDGDWQESKAIYTGQDGAFNKFKADFRPIEKGTYTYRLAFSTDRGATWKTTNTEEVTFTQNEDDTKAPADAVKLEEPLKESGQVTLNWKLDGADGAYLLAVERNGETLELIENAETTTYTDFAVQNGKTYTYRIVAYDQAGNQKASNEVKVTPDIVMVDVTFKVHAPDDTPLSAKVTMPGDQNGWSTSAWEMSRNGAVSPDWEIQKSFPEGTILTYKYVKGESWEQEGLADHTRNDKSDDDVSYYGYGAEGTDLKVTVTNQGSNKMVVQDEILRWIDMPVVVTSPENGAVVEGDTVTFKGNAIKEGNLTINGEKVAVNEDMTFTHEVTLENGENEIPITIEPSEENKTAIFNNDGGAIGKNTKKYTWKVTSDAGEAEAKEPLRLFGDDRYATAVEISKAGWEKADTVVIARGDNFADALAGAPLAYKVDAPILLTREKGLDKSVINEIKRLGAKKAIILGGTSAVPKFIAYQLEGLDLKVKRIYGEDRFETAANIQASLGGSPDKAVVANGMDFPDALSAASYAAENGYPILFTKQDQVPKATEVALRSVDQTIVAGGEAVISKNAFSELPDATRYAGENRFGTAASIATELNPSPHVFVATGMDFADALTGSVLAAKQDAAMLLVKPNELPAETSEAIKELKADSYTILGGESAVSNEVVEGLK
- the gloA2 gene encoding SMU1112c/YaeR family gloxylase I-like metalloprotein codes for the protein MKMFTKVHHVAVICSDYERSKEFYTNTLGLTVIEETYRKERNSYKLDLAVGEHTQIELFSFPNAPERPSYPEARGLRHVAFEVTDLDEAVQHLKEKGVSSLENTRVDELTNKRFTFFADPDGLPIELYEK